The genomic DNA TTCATGACTAGTATTGCAGTTTTTCGCCAAACTTTATTTGTTTGTAAAGGGATTCCTGATGAATATGTTCCAGGTTCAGTAATGGTTCGCATTACCATTCCCATTCCCGTGATTATTACATTGTTGCAAATTTTTATATGCCCATTGATTACGCTAGCTCCGCCTATCATACAATGTTCTCCAATAATTACACTTCCAGCTATAATTACTCCTCCTGCAATAGCGGTATTTTTCCCAATAATAACATTATGTGCAATTTGACATTGATTATCTATAATTACCCCATCGTGTATATAAGTATCATCTAATGCTCCTCGATCAATTGTAGTACAGGCACCAATTTCAACGTGGTTTCCAATGCATACTTTTCCTAGTTGAGGGATTTTCATCCATTGACCGTTATTATTGATATATCCAAATCCATCGGATCCAATAATTGTTCCGGAATGTATTGAACAGTATTGGCCAATATGAGAATTGTGATAGACTGTAACATTGGCTGACAAGTGTGTTCCGGAACCTATTTTTGTATTTTTCCCTATAAAGTTACCTGCTCCGATTATTACATCGTTGCCTAGTGTTACTCCTGTTTCTATTACTGCATTCGCTCCAATTCCAATGTTTTTACCTAATGTGACGTTTGGATGAATTATTGCACTGTTTTCAATTATTCTTGTTGGTTTTGAAGTATGATCTATAAGTTTTGCTATTTTAGTATATGTAAGATATGGATCATTAACTACTAATGCGGATGTTTTGCAAAATTTAATATTATCATATGTCATAATAATTGCTGAAGCTTTACAAGAAGACAATGTATGTCTTAGCTTTTTATTTGCTAGAAAAGTAATATGGCCTGTTTGTGCATTTTGTATAGAAGCGATACCAGTAATAGTAACATTATTATTGCCGTATATTTTCCCATTTACTTGTTTTGCTAAATCCGTTAATTCTATTGGGAACATAATACTTATTTAACCTGTTTTAATATATCGTCAGTAATATCTTGAATGTTATTTGCATATGCTATAGCGCTACTATCAATAACAAGTTCATAACCTTCTCGTTTTGCAACATTTGTAACTATTTTCTGTATCATGTTTAAAATTTTATCTCTTTCTTCTGTTTGTCTAAGTTGATTGTCTTGCTGAAATGATTTGGCTTTGTTAGAGAATTCTTCTCGTTGATCCATTATTGATTTTTCTAAATTATTACGTTCAGACACTCGCATTGTAGAACTATCTCTTTGCAAATTATGTATTTTTTGTTGCAAATTTTGTTCTATTGATTGTAGCTCTATGGCACGATCTTTAAATTCTTCTTCAAGTTGTTTTGCTATTATAGCACGTTGTGCAGATTGCTGAAAAATATCAGATATATTAACTATTGCAATTTTATTCATTGCAAAAGCGCAATGTGAAGTTAAACTAAAGATGATTATATGTATCCATGTTTTCACTGTAGTCCTCTTAAGTTATTAATTTATACTATTTTAGAGAATAATGATGTTTTATTGATTACATTTTAAAATTTAAGTTGATGAGTAATTTAGTTGTTGTATTGTATAATAACTACCATGTCTTTCCAATGTTAAATTGAAATTGTTCGGTTTTATCTCCAGTATATTTTTTTATTAATTTTGAATAAGAGAATATAATTGGTCCAACCGGTGACATCCATTGGATTGCTAATCCATCAGAGATACGAATATTGGTTGCTTTTTTATAATTTGGAATGGCAGCTGCATAAGTAGATAACGTATTTTTCCAATAGGTGTCCCACACAGTACCCATGTCAATGAATACTGATGTTCGTATTGTATTGATGTACTTTTTACTTAAAAATGGAGGAGGAATAATTAATTCTCCTTTTAAAATAGTTATTGCATTGCCACCTATAGCATCTTGGGAGTTTTTTATTATACATGAGTCATATGTTGTATTATCGGTGGTACATATATAGTATGCTGCCTTTGGTCCGATAGTGTTATTTCGAAAACCTCGTACTATATTATTACCTCCTGAATAAAAATTATCATAAAAAGGATTTTTGTGTCCATATAATCCTGCACTATATCCGGCATGTATATGACCCATTAGTATCCAATAGTTGGATTTTTTGTATAGTGGAATGTAGTGGGTACTATTAAGACTTAATTTATAATATTTATTGCTAGAACCAGGAATTGTTATTTTTCCTGAAATATCAGAATATACACCTTGTGTAGGAAAATAAGAGTGATTTAGAGTATTATGTTTCCAGTCGATTCTAAAAAACAAATCATTACTAGTAAAGTTGATATTATGAAAAGTTTCATTTTTATTTTTTATTTTATTATTGATAAATGTTTTTGGATAAATTCCTTGAGAATTTAAATATCTCCATATTATTATTTGAGGTTTTATATTATTTAAATGATTATACATATAATCTAAACCAAAATTTGTTGTATTGTATTCATTAACAGGAAATCCTATACTAAAATTCATACCATAACTTTTTAGTCCGTAATTTGCCAAGTCAGCGTTGTTTGCAGTGAAGTTATTGTAGAATATTTTTCCTTCTATACCGAGATTGTTGATGGTAAGATATGGATAAGTTATTGATAATTCAGTATAGGTTTGATAATGATTTTTAGTTGCGTTTAAAATAAATGCATTTCCTGTTCCAAATAGATTTTCTTGCTGAATTCCACATTGGAAATTTATTCCACTTTCAGTTCCTATTCCAACATTAATATTCATATTTCCACTATTATGTTCTTTTACTTCGTAAATTATGTTTGCCATATCAGGGATTTTTGGAATATATTCAGTATGAATTTTCACATATTCGAATAATCCTGTTCTATTTAAACGTTTTTGACTGTGATTAAGAAAGTTACTATTTATCCAAGTGTTTTCCATTTGATATATTTCTCTTCGTAGCACTGGATCTTGAGTAAAAGTATTCCCTTTAAATATTATTTTATTAACATAAAAACGTTTTCCAATATCAATATTAAGATATAATTTCACTGTTTTAATAGTGTCATTTATTTCAAGTTCTGTTATTATATTTGGGTTAATATAGCCATGAGTTCCCAGAAATTTTTTTATATCGTATATTGTATTTTGTATTTTTTGATTATTATATAGTTCATTTGGATGGATTTTTAGTAATGTATGAATTTTATGAGAAAAATTGGATATGTTACCACTGACTGATATTTTAGATATTTTATATTGTAATCCTTCTGTAATATATATGGAAATATATACATTTTCTTTGTTTGGTGTTAATCGAATGTGAGTAGAATCGATGTTGAATTTAGCAAAACCTCTGTTTAAATAAAAATTCTGAAGTGACTTTAAATCGTGTAATAAATATTTTTTTTTATATTGTTTTTTGAACGGTATATGTAATCCATAAATGTTGTTATGTAATTGAAATAATTTCAGTAATGTATTAAAATTGGTTTGATGATTTCCTATAATATTTATTTTTTGAACTTTAGCTGTTTTTCCTTCGTCAAATAATATTTTTAAATTTATTTGATTATTTGGTAAATGTATGATTGTTGGTTGTATTTTAGCATTATATTTTCCAATATCGTAATAAAAGTTTTTTAATATTTCTTCCATTTTGGAAATACTTTGTGGATTAAAGAATTTTCCCACTTCTATACCATGAAGTTTCAAATTTTTGTCTAATATGTTTTTTTTGATTGTTTGATTACCTAAAAATGAAATATTGGCAATTAATGGATATTCTTTAACTCGTATAATAATTGTGTTGTTATTTTTGAGTATTTTGATATTTTCAAAATATCCTGTAGAAAATAGTATTTTTATTGTGTTGGCGATGTCATGGTCATTAATTATGTCCTTTGTGCGAAAGGGTACATGAGATAAAATTAATTTAGTAGGAACACGTTGTAAACCTTCACATTGAATGTTTTTTATTATAAATTGATTATCGGCATATGATAAAGTATGGTTTAATATAAGTAGTATATTAAATGATATGAATATTATTAAAAATATTTTTTTCATTATTTTTATTTTGTTTTTTGATAGCGTATTCGATAACAAATTTAAATGTTATTGATATATCTATAAATGTATTTTTAACGTAATATTGTGTCATATATTAAAATTATTAAAATTTAGATAAATCATTGAATATTGCTAAACACATTAGGAGTATTAATAAAAGTATTCCAATTGGATAAGTATATTTTTCTATTTGTTTGGATACTTTTTTTCCAATAATTTTTTCAATTATTAATAATAATAAATAACCGCCATCTAAGATGGGTAATGGTAATAAGTTGGTGATTCCTAAATTAATGCTAATTAATGATAAAAATATCAGATAGGAAATCATTCCATATTTTGTTGCTTCTTTAGCGCCTTGTGCTATAGCTATAGGACCCCCCAAAGCATTGAATTCAATATCTCCAATAATTAATTTATATAACACATTATATGTAAGAGATATTATCTTCCAAACTTTTTCTATTGATTTTTTAATAGAGATTATCGGATTGAATTTTTGTGTAACAGTGTATTCTTTTGAAGTAGGAACATATGTTGGAAATACACCAATATATCCTTCAATAACATTGTTTTTTATAATTTTATCTGGTTTTATTTGTAATTTAAATGTTTTATTTTTTCGAATTATAGTTGTATACAAAATTGTATCTGGATTGTGTTTAACATGTTCTATAAATTCTTCCCATGTTTTTATTGTTTGCTCATTAATAGAAATTATTTCATCTCCCACTCTTAATCCAGCTTTCATACCTGCAGAGCTTTTTTCTATTTTTGATACAATTGGTTGTGTGATAACAGTGGGCATCGGAATTATTCCTACTGCAGTAATAATATCTTTTGTATTTATTGTATAATCACAGTTTGTCAGATCAATAAAATATTTTTTATTATCAGTAGAATGTATAGGAGCAACATCAAGAGTAATATTTTTTTCTTTTTGTTGTGTAATGGTATTAAATAACATCCATCGCACAGATTCCCAATCAGGGGTGTTTATGTTATTTATAGATTTAATTTCTGAATTACAGGGTATTTTATATTGAGAAAAAATTGAGTTTGGGATAATATCAGCGATGATTGGTCGATAAGTGGAAATTCCTATTACAAATATTAACCAATAAATTATAAAGGCAAAAATAATATTAAATATTGGTCCTGCCGCTATGATTATCATTTTTCGCCAAATAGTTTGTTCTTCAAATGTTGTTGCGGGTTGTGTGAGTGTACAATTTTCAGTTGTTAGTGTCTCATTTTTATGTAACATTTTTACATATCCCCCAAGGGGAATAGCTGAAATTACATATTCTGTATTGTGTTTATCTTGATATTTCCAAAATATATATCCAAAACCGATTGAAAAACGTTGTACGGTAACTCCGAAAGCACGCGCTGCTATGAAATGTCCTAGTTCGTGAATTGTAATTAATATTCCCACTGTAACAACAAATGCACAAATATTCCAAAAAATGTATAACACCATATTTTCCATTTTACCTTTTAAAGTTTAAATAATTAAATAATAATAACAAATTAAGTAGTTAATAATAATAGACAGGCGCATATAGGTATTGTTGAGTATAAACTATCTATAGTGTCTAATATACCTCCATGGCCAGGAATTAATTGACTACTATCTTTAACACCTGATTCACGTTTGAACATACTTTCAGTTAGATCTCCTAGTATAGAAGATAATATTATAATAACAGAGTATAAATATAATTTTGAGGGTTCTATATTTATTGGAATATATTTTGAAAATATGAAGCAATTCACAATCATAATGAATATTGCGCCAATATATCCTTCCCATGTTTTGTTGGGTGATATTTTTGGTATTGGGGAATGACGACCTAATTTATATCCGATAATATATGAAAAAGAGTCCATTCCCCAAACGATACCTATAATATATAGTAATAACCATCCACCGGTATAATAATTTTCACTATAACAATATTGTCTTAAAATTAATACCCCCCAAAAAAATGGGAGAATAATTAACATTCCAAATATTTTACATAATAAAGCAGATTTATTCCATAAATTGGCTGAATTTGGATAATATGCTATCAATAAAATTGCAATCAACCACCACGTTAAGATCGCATAAATAATATATATGCTGTTGATAAAATGAAATTTGTTGGGGTGAATACATATTTTTAATAAAACGCATAATAATATAAATATTAATAATAGCCAATTTTTTTGATCGTTAGGAGAATGATGTAGTAATTTCCCCCATTCCCAAGCACTTATCATGCAAATAAATAACGTTACTATTGCAAGTTGTAACGTGGAGAATAAAAATAATATTGTAATAATACACGGCACTAACACAATAGTGCTTATTAAACGATGTTTGAACAAATTAGTCTCCTAAAATAGATCATTATTGTGATATCATATCATATGATTTTACCAAATCGCCGTTTTCGTTGCGCAAATGAATTTAAGGCACGTTGAAATACTGCATCATTAAAATCAGGCCATAATATATCAGTAAAAAATAGCTCAGCATAGGCTATTTGCCACAATAAAAAATTACTAATACGGTGTTCACCTCCAGTTCGAATAACTAAATCTACTGGAGCCAATTCATGCATACAGATATATTGGTATATTATATCTTCATTAATATCGAGAGGATTTAAAATTCCTTTTTGAACTTGTATGGCAATTTTTTTTACACTTTGAACAATATCCCATCGTCCTCCATAATTTACTGCAATATTTAATGTTAATCTATTATTTTTTGATGTTAATTTTTCAGAATTCCGTATATTGCTTTGCAATTGTGCACTAAAAGGATTAATATCACCTATGATACGTAGTTTAATATTATATTTATGTAAGTTTTTTATTTCAGTGTTTAGTACGTAAATGAATAATTTTATGAGTCCGGAGACTTCATATTTTGGTCTGTTCCAATTTTCACTACTGAAAGCATATAAAGTTAATGCATCTAAATTATGATCTAGAGCAAATGTTATAGCTTTTCGAACAGCTTTCACCCCCGCTTTATGTCCCAAAATTCTTAATTTTCCTTGTGTTTCAGCCCATCGTCCATTTCCGTCCATGATAATAGCTACATGACGTGGTAAATTTGATTGCTCTGTTTTATATTTTTCATTAGTTTGGTACGATATCACGTTTATGTATATCCTTAATTAAATAATGTTGAATTTAAAATAAAGAGGTACAAATAACGCGTAAAAACTTTGTAGAATAAGAGTAAAATTAAATTAGTAAGATAAAAATTAAAGTTAAATCTTTTGAAATATGTTTTTTTTAATTTTGTTGTTAATAACTGTAATTGTTTTAATGCCAACATTTTGATCTATAGAAAAAAATTTTCTATAATGTTCTAATTGTTTTTAGTTTTATTGATCGGCTAAATGTTTTGTTATAATTTTTTAAAAAATTAATATAAAACAAACTTTTTTGCAAAGAAATATTTGTAAGTGTTTTATTAGTTATAATGAATATTTTCATTGTTAACTGGATAGGTATTGTAACCCCCAATTAGTATATATATAGTAAAAGTTTGCATATTTACAAGTAATAATCTATGTTACGATATTTTGATTTAATCATATTATGTCATAGTTTTGTGATTTATTTTGTACGTAAAAATATTTCATTTTTCGTACAGAAAATAAATTCATCAGCAATTGATTTTGAATATACTCAAATTTTTTATTGATGATCAAGATAGTCGAATTTGTTGAATTTTTTTTCTTTATTGTCCAATTTTGGTATTGATGTATTATTTTATGTATAATATGAGTATGAGATAGCTGAAATTTTAAAATAATTTTTCGATTTTCTTTTAAATTTTTTGATATTATTTTAAATATTAAACATTTATCTAATAAACTAGATCGTGTGTTCTGTTGGAATCGTATTGTAAATATATTTGAAAAATTAACATTATATTTGTTATTGATAGATAATGGATCTGTATTATTATTAGGAATATTTTTATTGATTTTTTTTTGGTTATTTATTGATGATTGTTTACTTTTCAGAAATATTAATTTTTTATTATATAATACGAAAGTGGTAAAAAATATTTTAAAAATATCAAGGGTGTAAATTATGATTTTTTCAACATTATTCACTGTTGTTAATTTATAGCTATCTTGAATATTTACGAATACTGTTTTAATAGTACCATTGTTAAGTAGATATAATTGTTTTTTCATTTTCTTTCTTGCTTGATTATGAATCATAAAAAATCGCATATGTAATTAAACATTGTTGAACTGACGTAACAGTATTTTTTTATATTCTTGTGTATATACAAGATTTATCAGTATTTTGTTTATGACAAAACATATTTTATGTTTGATAAATTTGTTATTTTAAAATTATTAATTTATGTTTAAAGATGCATCAGTTCTGTTGATTTATTTTCCACAATTTTATTAATTATTTTTGTCCAAGTATCTGTTGATTTTTGTATTTTATTTTGTAATAAATATTCTTTATCTTGATTGATCATTTTATTTTTTATCAGAATTTTAATTTTTTCGTTCATAGAACGGCGTATATTTCTTATGGAAATTTTTGTTTTTTCTGATTCTGTATTTACTAGTTTTATTAATTGATGTCGACGTTCTTCAGTAAGAACAGGCAAAGATACCCGAATAATGTTACCATGTGAACTTATGTTAAGATTTAAATCAGATTTTTGTATTATAGTTTTTTCAATTAAAGTAACCATTTTAGCATCAAATACGGTAACAACTAGTGTGCCTGGGTTTTCAGTAATAATATTGGCTAAATATCGTAACGGTGTAGCAACTGTCCCTGCTGCTTGATATTTAATTTGAATATTGTCTAATATATTTGAAGAAATTCTTCCGGTATGAATTTTTTTGATTTGTGTTTTAAACGTTTCAACACATTTTTTCATGCGTGTTTCGGTATTTTGCATAATATCATTGATCATTTTGTATACCTATTATACCGTTTATAAATAAAATTTTAATGTTAAATATTATTTTGTATCAAATTATTTTGTGTTATTAGTGATTAATGTCCCTTCATTATATCCCATGACAATTCGAAATAGTGCTCCAAGTTTATTCATATTAAAAATACGTATTGGCAAATTATGATCGCGTGCTAATGTAAACGCAGATAAATCCATAATTTTTAATTCTTGTTTTAATACGTCTTGATAACTTAATTGGTCATATAATTTGGCATGAGGGTTTAATATTGGATCAGTGGAAAATACTCCGTCTACTTTAGTGGCTTTTAAGATTACGTCTGCTTCAATTTCTATTCCTCGTAAACAAGCGGCAGAATCAGTAGTAAATAAAGGATTTCCGGTTCCGGCAGTAAAAATGACAACTTGATTTTTATGTAATAAATTGATAGCTTTTTTCCAATTATAATGTTCACATAATCCCTGTAATGCAATAGCAGACATTACATGTGATCTAACATAAATTCGTGTTAAGGCATTACAAATAACTAATCCATTTATTATCGTTCCCAACATACCTATATGGTCACTAAGAACACGTTGCATACCTGATTTTATTAAATCAGCACCACGAAATAAATTACCCCCACCCATGACTATACCGATTTGTATACCTAATTGTGTAACCTTTTTTATTTCTTTGGTAATTCGTTTTAAAACCACGGGGTCTATTCCATGGTTTTCTGTGCCCTGTAAGGCTTCACCGCTTAGTTTGAGTAAAATACGTTGATAAATTGGTTTTCGCGTTAATTTTTTTGCCATCATTATGTTATTCCTTGAAGAACAGTTTTATGAAGCAATTTTAGTTTGATTAGATACGTATTTTGTGGTGGTGAATCATAAAATTTTTATTACCTGAATGTTGTTTAATATTAAATTGATTGTTGTGTTAGACAATTTTGTATAACTATAAGAATCAGTACCAACTTTAATATATTTTGTTTGCTGTATGTCAAATTATTAATTTTTAAAAATAGTAAAGTTTTTAATTATATACAATTATTAATTTGTTGTTTTTATGCCTTCTCCTAGTTCAAATCGAATGAAATGTGTAATATTAATATTGTTATTTTTTAATATATTGGCAATCGTTTTTTGTGTATCCATTATAAATATTTGGTTCAATAAAGAAATTTCATTGACAAATTTTTTTATACGTCCTTCAACTATTTTTTTTGCTACATCATTTGTTTTACCTGATTGTATAGCAAGATTCATTTGTATGTTTTTTTCATGTTCAATTATATTTGTAGGTATATGATGTACATCGATATATTCTGGTTTGTTAGCAGCAATATGCATTGCAATATGTTTTATTAATTGTGAGTTTGTATTACAATTAGTTGTAGAAAGTATTACTCCTATTTTTTGATTATGCAAATAACTTCCGATCATTTCTCCCTCGATATAAGCTATTCTTCGTATTTTAATGTTTTCATCAAATATGGAAATTAGTATGTTTTGTTTTTCCATAAAGTGATTTTTTAATACATTAATGTCGGAAATATTTTTTTCTAAAGCCGTGGCAGCTACAATGTTGGCAAAATTATTAAATTTATCATTTTTACTGACAAAATCAGTTTCGCAATTGATTTCTAAAATTATCCCATTTCTTTTATTTGGTGAAATTTTAGTTAAAACTATTCCTGATTTGGTGATTTTTCCTGATTTTTTTGCAGCTTTTATTAATCCGTTTTCTTTCATGTTATCAATTGCTAATTGAATATTACCATTTGCATTAATTAATGCTTGTTTACATTTCATTATACCCACGTTGGTGCGCTCGCGTAATTCTTTAATTAATTCACTCGAGATATTTGACATGAGAAACGTTCCTTGAAATTTTTAAAGTTATATTTAAATTTTGATTTAACAATTACATCGTTATGGTTATATAATTATGGTCATATAATGATAAATATTTAAAAAAATTTTAATGTGTTTCTTGGGATATGTTTATTATCACATTAGTTACATTTTTTAAATATAAATTGATAGCACGCATAGCGTCATCATTACCTGGAATAATAAAGTTTACCCCATCTGGGTTTGAATTTGTGTCTACAACAGCAAACAATGGAATTCCTAAATTATTTGCCTCTTTAATTGCAATATGTTCATGTGCGGCGCCAATAATAAATAACGCATCTGGCAATCCTCCCATGTTTTTTATTCCTCCTAAACTATTTTCTAATTTTTCTAATTCGCGTTTTAAAGTTAATTTTTCTTTTTTTGTGAGTTTTTCAAAAGTGCCATCTTTTAATTGAGATTCTAGGTCTTTCAAACGTTTAATCGATTGACGAACAGTTTTCCAATTAGTTAACATACCACCTAGCCATCGATGATTTACAAAAAATTGATTACAAGAAATTGCTGCTTCTCGTACAGAAGCACTTGCTGCACGTTTAGTACCCACAAATAAAATTTTTCCTTTTTTAAGGGCGATTTTTTGCAATTCTGCTAATGCAATATGAAACATCGTTAATGTTTTTTCTAAGTCAATAATATGAATTTTATTTCGTATACCAAAAATAAATGGTCTCATTTTTGGATTCCAATATCGTGTTTGATGTCCAAAATGGACGCCAGCCTCCAGCATTTCATGTATAGAAATATTTGTCGTTATCATTGTAAGTTTTTAAAATTATATTGAAAGTTTTGTAATAATATTACATTTTAAAAATATTTTAAATATCATCTCTATATTTAAATTGCAATATTTTTAATGCAATATACAATAGCAATAATATAATAAAATACAATAATGGTTTAGAGGAAACTTTCCTGGATGAACATTTCATGTTGTTTTATGTTTTGGTGTGTACTGAATTAAATAAGGAAAGATTTATAAGAATTTATTGAATTTTTAAATCGTGTTTAAATAGCACCAACGAAATTTTGGTTTATATTATTATAGGAAATTTGATATTTTAATAGTTAAATAATTTATTAAGGTTAGAATGTATTATGCCGATTTTTATTAAAACATCCTCTGATATTCGGAAAATGCGTTTAGTTGGAAAATGTGTTGCAAATGTATTAGCAATGATTGAATGTTACGTTCAGCCTGGCATCAGTACTGCTGAATTAGATAGAATTTGTAGTGATTATATTATCAATAAACAATCAGCAGTGTCTGCTACATTAGGATACCGAGGATTTCCTGGGTCGATTTGTACCTCGGTTAATGAAGTGGTGTGTCATGGGATTCCGAGTAGTAAGACTATTTTAAATGAAGGGGATATTGTTAATATTGATGTTGCAATTATAAAATATGGATTTTATGCAGATACGTCGAAAATGTTTTTTGTTGGTACAGTTTCACCATTAGCTCAACGTTTATGTAAAGTAACACAAGATAGTTTATATTTGGCTATTAGTATGGTAAAACCGGGTATGAGATTGCGTTTGTTAGGTAAAGCTATTCAAGAATTTGTAGAAAAACAGGAATTTTCTATCGTCAAAGAGTATTGCGGACATGGTATTGGGAGAAATTTTCATGAAGAACCCCATGTATTTCATCATGATACTGATGATAACGGTGTGAGATTAACACCTGGTATGGTATTAACAATCGAGCCAATGGTTAATATTGGAAACTCTCATACATATACTCTGTCTGACGGTTGGACTGTAAAGACTAAAGATCATAGTTTGTCTGCTCAATATGAACATACTATTGTAATTACAAATACTGGGTGTGAAATTATTACTGCACGTTCTGAATAAATAACTATTTATTAAAGTATTAAAAAAATTTGTTCGATGATTTAGTAGAGTGTATTGTTTTTAGTTATTATTTCTTCATGATGTTTTGAAAATCGTTCAAGTTGAGATATTTTTTTAAATTCTTTCAATTTATTGAAATTGTGTAATTGTGTATAATATATAATATAAAATCAATATTATGTAAAATAAACGTTATGTATAGTAACACAGAAAAACTAAAAAACATTATTAATTGCGCTTATGAAAGTCGATCTATCTTTTCTTCTAAAAAGACCGAATTTATTTTTAATGATAACATTGTAGATATTGGTATTGTTGTTTGCAATGTTATTAAATTGCTAAATATAGGGAACTTTCGTATAGCGGAAAAAGTTAATGGTCAGTGGATTGTACATCAATGGTTAAAAAAAGCAATATTGCTTGCATTTTACATTATGGAGAATAAAGTCATAAAATGGGGAGAGGGGTGTTTTTTTGATAAGATGTGTTTAAAATTTTCTAATTGGAGAGAAGAAACTTTTAATAAAGAAAATATAAGAGTTGTACCCCCGGCCACTATTCGATATGGTGCTTATGTTGCGAGAAATGTTGTGCTTATGCCATCATATGTTAATGTTGGTGCGTATATTGATGAAGGCACTATGATTGACACATGGGCAACCATTGGTTCATGCGCGCAAATTGGAAAAAATGTTCATATATCTGGAGGAGTTGGAATCGGTGGGGTATTAGAACCTTTGCAAAATAATCCAACTATTATTGAAGATAATTGTTTTAT from Blochmannia endosymbiont of Polyrhachis (Hedomyrma) turneri includes the following:
- a CDS encoding phosphatidate cytidylyltransferase — encoded protein: MFKHRLISTIVLVPCIITILFLFSTLQLAIVTLFICMISAWEWGKLLHHSPNDQKNWLLLIFILLCVLLKICIHPNKFHFINSIYIIYAILTWWLIAILLIAYYPNSANLWNKSALLCKIFGMLIILPFFWGVLILRQYCYSENYYTGGWLLLYIIGIVWGMDSFSYIIGYKLGRHSPIPKISPNKTWEGYIGAIFIMIVNCFIFSKYIPINIEPSKLYLYSVIIILSSILGDLTESMFKRESGVKDSSQLIPGHGGILDTIDSLYSTIPICACLLLLTT
- the rseP gene encoding sigma E protease regulator RseP; protein product: MVLYIFWNICAFVVTVGILITIHELGHFIAARAFGVTVQRFSIGFGYIFWKYQDKHNTEYVISAIPLGGYVKMLHKNETLTTENCTLTQPATTFEEQTIWRKMIIIAAGPIFNIIFAFIIYWLIFVIGISTYRPIIADIIPNSIFSQYKIPCNSEIKSINNINTPDWESVRWMLFNTITQQKEKNITLDVAPIHSTDNKKYFIDLTNCDYTINTKDIITAVGIIPMPTVITQPIVSKIEKSSAGMKAGLRVGDEIISINEQTIKTWEEFIEHVKHNPDTILYTTIIRKNKTFKLQIKPDKIIKNNVIEGYIGVFPTYVPTSKEYTVTQKFNPIISIKKSIEKVWKIISLTYNVLYKLIIGDIEFNALGGPIAIAQGAKEATKYGMISYLIFLSLISINLGITNLLPLPILDGGYLLLLIIEKIIGKKVSKQIEKYTYPIGILLLILLMCLAIFNDLSKF
- the lpxD gene encoding UDP-3-O-(3-hydroxymyristoyl)glucosamine N-acyltransferase, which codes for MFPIELTDLAKQVNGKIYGNNNVTITGIASIQNAQTGHITFLANKKLRHTLSSCKASAIIMTYDNIKFCKTSALVVNDPYLTYTKIAKLIDHTSKPTRIIENSAIIHPNVTLGKNIGIGANAVIETGVTLGNDVIIGAGNFIGKNTKIGSGTHLSANVTVYHNSHIGQYCSIHSGTIIGSDGFGYINNNGQWMKIPQLGKVCIGNHVEIGACTTIDRGALDDTYIHDGVIIDNQCQIAHNVIIGKNTAIAGGVIIAGSVIIGEHCMIGGASVINGHIKICNNVIITGMGMVMRTITEPGTYSSGIPLQTNKVWRKTAILVMNINNINKRIKTLENKFIKKIP
- the bamA gene encoding outer membrane protein assembly factor BamA, which encodes MKKIFLIIFISFNILLILNHTLSYADNQFIIKNIQCEGLQRVPTKLILSHVPFRTKDIINDHDIANTIKILFSTGYFENIKILKNNNTIIIRVKEYPLIANISFLGNQTIKKNILDKNLKLHGIEVGKFFNPQSISKMEEILKNFYYDIGKYNAKIQPTIIHLPNNQINLKILFDEGKTAKVQKINIIGNHQTNFNTLLKLFQLHNNIYGLHIPFKKQYKKKYLLHDLKSLQNFYLNRGFAKFNIDSTHIRLTPNKENVYISIYITEGLQYKISKISVSGNISNFSHKIHTLLKIHPNELYNNQKIQNTIYDIKKFLGTHGYINPNIITELEINDTIKTVKLYLNIDIGKRFYVNKIIFKGNTFTQDPVLRREIYQMENTWINSNFLNHSQKRLNRTGLFEYVKIHTEYIPKIPDMANIIYEVKEHNSGNMNINVGIGTESGINFQCGIQQENLFGTGNAFILNATKNHYQTYTELSITYPYLTINNLGIEGKIFYNNFTANNADLANYGLKSYGMNFSIGFPVNEYNTTNFGLDYMYNHLNNIKPQIIIWRYLNSQGIYPKTFINNKIKNKNETFHNINFTSNDLFFRIDWKHNTLNHSYFPTQGVYSDISGKITIPGSSNKYYKLSLNSTHYIPLYKKSNYWILMGHIHAGYSAGLYGHKNPFYDNFYSGGNNIVRGFRNNTIGPKAAYYICTTDNTTYDSCIIKNSQDAIGGNAITILKGELIIPPPFLSKKYINTIRTSVFIDMGTVWDTYWKNTLSTYAAAIPNYKKATNIRISDGLAIQWMSPVGPIIFSYSKLIKKYTGDKTEQFQFNIGKTW
- a CDS encoding OmpH family outer membrane protein, whose product is MKTWIHIIIFSLTSHCAFAMNKIAIVNISDIFQQSAQRAIIAKQLEEEFKDRAIELQSIEQNLQQKIHNLQRDSSTMRVSERNNLEKSIMDQREEFSNKAKSFQQDNQLRQTEERDKILNMIQKIVTNVAKREGYELVIDSSAIAYANNIQDITDDILKQVK